Proteins from a single region of Pyrus communis chromosome 6, drPyrComm1.1, whole genome shotgun sequence:
- the LOC137736002 gene encoding uncharacterized protein, which produces MPPRREPRHSSESSFPDVAQLGEVIATALQSVMRPPQRTPLETMYNLKLDKFEGNEGHEGAEQWLEHIEKTFRVLHNQGNLPVERWVETTSWFLGTESAAWWEQELCRLTPVERADWNVFKELFKRRFVPPEYIDRKKQEFTELRQRKMTANEYYRRFTDLSRYHPDVAGNPAEMLRRFRLGF; this is translated from the exons atgccgcctcgtcgggagcCACGTCACTCTTCTGAGTCTAGCTTCCCCGATGTTGCTCAACTGGGGGAAgttattgctacagcccttcagtcagtgatgcgccctccccagaggactcctctggagactatgtacaatctgaaatTGGATAAGTTTGAAGGTAATGAGGGTCACGAGGGCGCAGAGCAATGGTTAGAGCACattgagaagactttccgtgtgttgcacaatcaggggaaccttcctgttgagaggtgggttgagacgacctcatggtttctgggtacggagtctgcagcctggtgggaACAGGAGCTTTGTCGTTTGACTCCAGTTGAGAGGGCTGATTGGAACGTTTTCAAAGAGTTGTTCAAGAGGaggtttgtgcctcctgagtacattgatcgtAAGAAGCAGGAGTTCACCGAGCTGAGACAGCGGAAGATGACGGCTAATGAGTACTATCGTAGGTttactgatttgtctcgttaccatcctgacgtcgctggtaatccggcggagatgcttcgtcgtttccgcctag gattctga
- the LOC137735923 gene encoding probable receptor-like serine/threonine-protein kinase At5g57670, producing MTNKMPPSTPSRILVGISSDADDSQELLSWAIRVLAHQNDTIVAIHVLVGEERKKRESGTKNQSQLRRAKANVISVLGEFARSCQFKQVNLEARVVFSSSVGRGLIEEAKSISADYLLLGGSRNQSKRTPSITKYCFKHSPARCTLVLVGKSKQPQQNSDSESADSKEILQSSSRTSLQDIMHSSRTTSFSEKQTVQETQNKNPSPRTVLREFEAESQSTEDDTGSNVDSTVTASPSPAPPNFNRKITLRKQGLSPCRIITSFLGSPFRKRNGSLSKNELQLPFLKCFSYKEIMNSTNNFHPDNIVGRGGYSEVYKGDLSDGRRIAVKMLAKDSKDANKEKEFLVELGVILHVSHPNTANLVGCCIENGLYLIFDFSPKGNLSSALHGKSSELLSWPIRYKVAIGVARGLHYLHECCKHRIIHRDIKASNILLGPDYEPQITDFGLAKWLPNKWTHHAVLPIEGTFGYLAPEYFMNGIVDEKIDVFAFGVLLMEIVTGRKPVDSSKQNLLLWAKPLMESGDIAKLADPKLEGKYDTEQLHRIVLTASDCVRQSSVWRPPMHEVLELLTNGHNSKVARSSIPKFSSDKLDDCSMVYGYEVPVDTDLEDYL from the exons ATGACAAACAAAATGCCTCCTTCTACCCCTTCTAGAATACTCGTAGGCATCTCTTCCGATGCAGATGACAGTCAGGAGTTGCTCTCATGGGCAATCAGAGTTCTTGCACATCAAAATGACACCATTGTTGCCATCCATGTACTTG TTGGCGAGGAGAGGAAAAAGCGCGAATCAGGAACAAAAAATCAATCGCAGCTTCGTCGAGCAAAAGCCAATGTTATATCTGTGCTTGGAGAATTTGCCAGGAGTTGCCAATTTAAGCAG GTAAATTTAGAAGCAAGAGTAGTTTTTAGCTCGAGTGTTGGAAGAGGTCTGATTGaggaagcaaaatcaatttcagCAGACTATCTCCTTCTTGGTGGCTCAAGAAACCAATCCAAAAG AACTCCATCCATCACAAAATATTGCTTCAAGCATTCCCCGGCTAGGTGCACACTGGTTTTAGTTGGGAAATCAAAGCAACCTCAACAGAATTCAGATTCAGAATCCGCAGACTCCAAAG AAATCCTTCAATCAAGTTCACGAACATCGTTGCAAGATATCATGCACAGTAGCAGAACTACATCCTTTTCTGAAAAGCAAACCGTCCAAGAAACACAGAACAAAAACCCTTCACCAAGAACTGTTTTACGTGAATTTGAAGCTGAATCTCAGAGCACAGAAGATGATACCGGTAGCAATGTAGACTCGACCGTTACAGCGTCCCCCTCTCCTGCTCCTCCCAATTTTAATAGGAAAATCACCCTAAGAAAGCAAGGATTGTCACCTTGCAGGATCATTACTTCGTTTTTAGGTTCACCATTCAGAAAACGAAACGGAAGTTTATCCAAGAACGAACTGCAGCTACCTTTCTTGAAGTGCTTCAGCTACAAGGAGATAATGAATTCCACAAATAACTTCCACCCAG ATAATATAGTAGGTCGAGGTGGATATTCAGAAGTATATAAGGGCGATCTTTCTGATGGAAGACGCATTGCAGTTAAGATGTTGGCCAAGGACAGCAAGGATGCTAACAAGGAAAAAGAGTTCCTCGTGGAATTGGGTGTAATTTTACATGTCAGCCATCCTAATACCGCTAACTTAGTCGGTTGCTGCATTGAAAACGGACTCTACCTGATTTTTGATTTCTCTCCAAAAGGAAATTTGTCTTCTGCTTTGCACG GTAAATCCAGCGAGTTGCTTTCATGGCCTATTAGATACAAGGTTGCCATTGGAGTTGCAAGGGGTCTGCACTATCTACATGAATGTTGCAAGCACCGAATAATCCATCGGGACATAAAAGCCTCAAATATCCTTCTGGGACCAGATTATGAACCGCAG ATTACAGACTTTGGACTAGCAAAGTGGCTTCCTAACAAATGGACTCATCATGCTGTGCTTCCAATTGAGGGTACATTTGGATACTTAGCACCGGAGTACTTCATGAACGGAATTGTTGATGAAAAAATTGATGTTTTTGCATTTGGAGTTCTTCTTATGGAAATTGTAACTGGAAGAAAGCCTGTGGATTCATCAAAGCAAAACCTTCTACTATGG GCAAAGCCTCTTATGGAATCAGGGGACATAGCCAAACTAGCTGATCCAAAACTGGAAGGGAAATATGACACAGAACAACTGCACAGAATAGTGCTTACAGCTTCCGATTGTGTAAGACAATCCTCAGTATGGCGACCCCCAATGCATGAG GTATTAGAGCTTCTTACCAATGGCCATAACTCTAAGGTTGCAAGGAGCTCGATTCCTAAGTTTTCCTCGGACAAGTTGGATGATTGCTCCATGGTTTATGGATATGAGGTTCCAGTAGATACTGATTTGGAGGACTACTTATGA